The DNA segment gtacaaggattaattatgtccatctgtgcatctaagttgagactatcggttatatattttagacgctaacttcccggctaaacatcccttttctttgaaacacacttcccttctcgccgttagcatgatctcaaagtaccagaagccatgtgatctatatagtataacgggacattagaccgaacctgcgatagataaatatatcttggatgattgtatattagcggctaaatgtcaatcaaacatgcgaatttttaggttttccatgaaatctatttggaagaagaggcttgatagtactaccgtaagtacataatatacagtcccagcagtagcggttaaactatagaagagtcgagtattatccatgcataccaggcgtaaaaagcgttcatccagttactaaacaggtgccaggccaacaagaatccgatccgtgtattccgtacagactaacattaagaaggcgactaccaaagtgaatgtcatgatattcgtacagcttgtatacaaatgttggtttttcaaatatacgctggataccactatacttaatgcacttaacatgatggtcatgaaaagcacaagagaacttggatccggtaaacaaagaccttcaagatctaaaccagtagtccaactcgtagtatatactccccagaaaaagctgataaataatcctgtctcagagatgataactccaagtacgatgctactgattagactagcatctgagtagtagttttctctcgctgttaagatgagtgagaacaagaatccatatattacgcctagaacataaccgatgtggaataatcttaatgtagtaggatattgaaatccaacacttttagctgtcttaagcagtccagtggggtggtggtgtactgcaatcataaagaacttggttgtctgtatctcataaccggagtcatcttcagtattctaggaactataatgtctttgtttattcgatttgagttatacagttctggatcgcggatcatttgtacagagacgatagctacttataatgtgataataacgatacatggcctagctatgatctttatgttcttaatgcctgctttgtacggaggatatggtaacttctttgtaccaatatatattggtggttcggaagtcgttttcccaagaactaacgcgatctcctattttctagtaccattaggttctgtgttgttaactcaaagtatttgttccgagtttggtagtggtcttggttggacaatgtatcctccactaagtactagcttgatggtgttaaatccagaggcaactgattggattatcggaggtcttgcagtactaggaattagtagtattttaagttctattaacttccttggtacttgcgtcttcatgggttctaatgctggtgctaagaactatattctatatatctgggctatcatatttactgcccttatgttagtcttcactctacctattcttactggtggattagttatgatccttcttgatctacacgtaaacactgaattttatgattctatgtattctggtgatagtgtactttatcaaacatctattctggttcttcggacatccagaggtatacattctaattttacctgcttttggtgtagtctcgcagacattatctatgtatgctgctagatctgtcttcggtggacaatctatgatcttagctatgggttgtatttctattctaggttccttagtatgggcacatcatatgatgacagtcggtctagaggtagataccagagcttatttctctgctatgactattatgattgcaattcctaccggtactaagattttcaactggttaggtacctatatggctagccatacaactacaagaactgtagatctatgggctgctcttagttttatcctattgtttactctaggtggtactacaggtgtagttatgggtaacgctggtatggatattgccctacatgatacatactatattgtagctcatttccatttcgtattatctcttggtgcagtactagctactatatgtggctttatcttctatagcagagatatgttcggagatactgtaaatctattccatgtaaataccggtgcttctccatatttaagcatctggtttgtagtcttcttaggtagtatcttattaattttcatccctatgcatatacttggtttcaacgttatgccaagaaggataccagattaccctgattatctttgttatattaatacatggtgttcaattggttctatatccacaatagttatcatcttaactatgctctgcattaagtatagtggtatccagcgtatatttgaaaaaccaacatttgtatacaagctgtacgaatatcatgacattcactttggtagtcgcttcttaatgttagtctgtacggaatacacggatcggattcttgttggcctggcacctgtttagtaactggatgaacgctttttacgcctggtatgcatggataatactcgactcttctatagtttaaccgctactgctgggactgtatattatgtacttacggtagtactatcaagcctctttcttccaaatagatttcatggaaaacctaaaattcgcatgtttgattgacatttagccgctaatatacaatcatccaagatatatttatctatcgcaggttcggtctaatgtcccgttatactatatagatcacatggcttctggtactttgagatcatgctaacggcgagaagggaagtgtgtttcaaagaaaagggatgtttagccgggaagttagcgtctaaaatatataaccgatagtctcaacttagatgcaacagatggacataattatTCCTTGTACGGTcttgtacctacttgacactcctcagtttaagttaaggagtcctttgtttacagcttgtaccgttactcttcaggagcataccgttaaattcgatgatcttatgtgttcactcaaatcgaataaacaaagacattcatagttcctagaatactgaagatgactccggttatgagatacagacaaccaagttctttatgattgcagtcacaccaccaccccactggactgcttaagacagctaaaagtgttggatttcaatatcacggtaatcatgtttgcttggaagctgtagtcattataactattgatttagtataagcatagaacca comes from the Besnoitia besnoiti strain Bb-Ger1 chromosome Unknown contig00131, whole genome shotgun sequence genome and includes:
- a CDS encoding uncharacterized protein (encoded by transcript BESB_024660), which produces MIAVHHHPTGLLKTAKSVGFQYPTTLRLFHIGYVLGVIYGFLFSLILTARENYYSDASLISSIVLGVIISETGLFISFFWGVYTTSWTTGLDLEGLCLPDPSSLVLFMTIMLSALSIVVSSVYLKNQHLYTSCTNIMTFTLVVAFLMLVCTEYTDRILVGLAPV